One stretch of Rhizobium rhizoryzae DNA includes these proteins:
- a CDS encoding DUF1501 domain-containing protein has translation MLCENLNPTRRAILGASGALFAWAFMPKFAHAAQGRDPRFVTIILRGALDGLTAVPPVGDPDYEGLRQQIAMHTSGDKAALPLDGFFALHPSMPNFQRMFQARQAAVVHASATAYRERSHFDGQDVLESGYSTPGHVETGWLNRLLEGLPQGERIAPGPSERVRGLSVGSTAPLVIRGKAPVLGWAPSILRAADGDLAPRLTDLYGKTDPLLAKLLQEGIETGRIASGLDVKAKGGAGDPDGMEQMARGAARLIAQEDGPRVAALAFEGWDTHAQETERLAKLLRGLDNSLLAFQQELGPAWKDTAIVVATEFGRTARINGTEGTDHGTGTVAFLAGGAIRGGRVITDWPGLKEKQLFEARDLNPTTDLRSVIKGVAVDLLGASAAHLADAVFPGSQAVAPMKGLIA, from the coding sequence ATGCTGTGCGAAAACCTCAATCCCACCCGTCGCGCAATCCTGGGCGCCTCCGGCGCGCTGTTTGCCTGGGCATTCATGCCGAAATTCGCGCATGCGGCCCAGGGTCGCGATCCACGCTTCGTCACCATCATCCTGCGCGGTGCACTGGATGGGCTGACGGCAGTTCCCCCGGTTGGCGATCCCGACTATGAGGGCCTGCGCCAGCAGATCGCCATGCACACGTCGGGAGACAAGGCAGCGCTGCCGCTGGATGGCTTCTTTGCGCTCCACCCCTCAATGCCGAATTTCCAGCGGATGTTTCAGGCCAGGCAGGCAGCCGTGGTGCATGCCAGTGCCACGGCCTATCGCGAGCGCTCTCACTTCGACGGGCAGGATGTGCTGGAAAGCGGATATTCGACCCCCGGCCATGTGGAAACAGGCTGGCTGAACCGGTTGCTGGAAGGGTTGCCGCAGGGCGAACGCATTGCGCCCGGCCCTTCGGAGCGGGTGCGCGGCCTGTCTGTCGGCTCCACGGCGCCGCTTGTCATCCGCGGCAAGGCACCCGTGCTCGGCTGGGCGCCTTCCATTCTGCGGGCAGCAGACGGCGATCTGGCACCACGGCTGACCGACCTCTACGGCAAGACCGATCCGCTTCTGGCAAAACTGCTGCAGGAGGGTATCGAGACAGGGCGCATAGCCTCCGGCCTCGACGTCAAGGCCAAGGGCGGCGCGGGCGATCCTGACGGCATGGAACAGATGGCGCGTGGTGCTGCACGCCTGATTGCGCAGGAGGATGGTCCACGCGTTGCAGCGCTTGCCTTCGAGGGCTGGGACACCCATGCGCAGGAAACCGAACGACTGGCCAAGCTCCTGCGCGGGCTGGACAATTCGCTTCTCGCGTTCCAGCAGGAACTGGGACCGGCCTGGAAGGATACGGCCATCGTTGTCGCCACCGAATTTGGACGCACCGCGCGCATCAACGGCACGGAAGGCACCGACCACGGCACCGGCACGGTCGCATTCCTGGCGGGCGGTGCAATTCGCGGCGGCCGCGTGATTACCGATTGGCCGGGCCTGAAGGAGAAACAGCTCTTCGAGGCCAGAGACCTGAACCCCACCACCGATCTACGCTCCGTCATCAAGGGTGTTGCGGTCGATCTTCTTGGAGCAAGCGCCGCGCATCTTGCCGATGCTGTCTTCCCCGGCAGCCAGGCGGTGGCTCCCATGAAGGGGCTGATTGCCTGA